From Juglans regia cultivar Chandler chromosome 8, Walnut 2.0, whole genome shotgun sequence, the proteins below share one genomic window:
- the LOC118349225 gene encoding uncharacterized protein LOC118349225, whose product MAAGEGGTGRPSFADLVSAVPQPIPEMVLAPRIPKVLDGEVYFQFTKEEIARSAEPFRYSVVLKFLKNRPSLDTVRAFIHNRWGLTATPVVSAMRRPRNVFVRMSNDVDFTKALSREVCEINGIFYRVFRWSPEFNEDAEPSRVPVWISLPGLPPNFYQESFLKMLMAPIGTFIRRDNPTRCATRTDGARLCVEVDAAKPPLSHFWIGVPGISSSQKQEILYETLPAFCSSCKMQGHDV is encoded by the coding sequence atggcagctggAGAGGGTGGCACCGGTCGGCCTTCCTTTGCCGATCTGGTGAGTGCAGTCCCTCAACCTATTCCGGAGATGGTTCTTGCACCCAGGATTCCAAAGGTGCTGGATGGTgaggtttattttcagtttaccAAAGAAGAAATAGCAAGATCAGCGGAACCTTTCCGATATTCTGTTgttctcaagttcttgaagaATCGTCCGTCATTGGATACGGTGAGGGCTTTCATTCACAATCGATGGGGACTTACAGCCACTCCAGTAGTTTCTGCTATGAGGAGACCGCGAAATGTGTTTGTTCGTATGTCTAATGATGTGGATTTTACCAAAGCATTATCACGGgaggtttgtgaaataaatggGATATTCTACCGTGTCTTCAGATGGTCTCCTGAGTTCAATGAGGATGCCGAACCCTCAAGGGTTCCGGTGTGGATTTCTTTGCCGGGGcttcctccaaacttttatcaagaatccTTCTTGAAGATGTTGATGGCACCGATTGGAACGTTTATTAGACGTGACAATCCGACGAGGTGCGCTACTAGAACGGATGGAGCACGGCTttgtgtggaagtggatgctgcAAAACCTCCTTTGTCGcatttctggattggagtgCCTGGAATTTCCTCTAGCCAAAAGCaagaaatattgtatgaaacACTTCCGGCTTTTTGTTCGTCATGCAAGATGCAGGGTCATGATGTTTGA